In Acidobacteriota bacterium, one genomic interval encodes:
- a CDS encoding insulinase family protein, whose product MRRRSIGIVCMWMAVMLIANVGLAESDAKIFPYTVHQETLENGLKAIVIPMKSGGLTSYWSVVRTGSRDEYEPGHSGFAHFFEHMMFRGTEAYPADRYNEIITRMGADANAFTTDDLTAYHMSVGAQDLEQVVKIESDRFKNLSYAEEVFKTEAGAVYGEYRKNKMSPFFALYEQVYAEAFEQHTYGHTTMGYERDIAAMPTMFDYSRSFFNRYYRPENVVLLIVGDVDPAATLNLVTEHYADWEPGYVMPTIVAEPEQTEERKVSVDYEGRSLPIVWLAYKAPAFDPTDVDWVAAYLLGELAFGETSDIHKKLVLDEQRVQFVAGSLSINRDPTVFDIYSRVKDPEDIDAVIGELDSAVEYFREHPPAEDRLNALKSRMKYDFLMDLDTPDAVASTLARFVAITGGVECIDTLYGTMESVKPEDVQRAARGVLVKSARTVGVLQGAN is encoded by the coding sequence GTGAGGCGTCGATCGATTGGAATCGTCTGTATGTGGATGGCCGTGATGCTGATCGCGAACGTCGGTCTGGCGGAGTCGGACGCGAAGATCTTCCCGTACACCGTGCATCAGGAGACTCTGGAGAATGGCCTGAAGGCCATCGTCATCCCGATGAAGTCCGGCGGACTGACCAGCTACTGGAGCGTGGTCCGCACGGGCTCTCGCGACGAGTACGAACCCGGCCACAGCGGATTCGCCCACTTCTTCGAGCACATGATGTTTCGTGGCACCGAGGCCTATCCCGCGGATCGTTACAACGAGATCATCACGCGGATGGGTGCCGATGCCAACGCGTTCACCACCGATGACCTCACGGCCTACCACATGAGTGTCGGTGCCCAGGATCTCGAGCAGGTCGTCAAGATCGAGTCCGATCGTTTCAAGAATCTCTCTTACGCCGAGGAGGTCTTCAAGACCGAGGCGGGGGCGGTCTACGGTGAATATCGGAAGAACAAGATGTCCCCGTTCTTCGCGCTCTACGAGCAGGTCTACGCCGAGGCATTCGAGCAGCACACCTACGGACACACGACCATGGGGTACGAACGCGATATCGCAGCGATGCCGACGATGTTCGATTACTCGCGCTCGTTCTTCAATCGCTACTACCGCCCGGAGAACGTCGTCCTGCTGATCGTCGGAGACGTGGACCCCGCAGCGACGTTGAATCTGGTGACGGAACACTACGCGGACTGGGAACCGGGTTACGTGATGCCGACGATCGTCGCCGAGCCGGAACAGACGGAAGAACGGAAGGTCTCCGTCGACTACGAGGGCCGCAGTCTGCCCATCGTGTGGCTGGCGTACAAGGCCCCGGCATTCGATCCGACGGACGTCGACTGGGTTGCGGCCTACCTCCTGGGCGAGCTTGCGTTCGGCGAGACCAGCGATATCCACAAGAAGCTCGTCCTCGACGAGCAGCGAGTCCAGTTCGTCGCGGGGAGTCTGAGCATCAATCGGGACCCCACCGTCTTCGACATCTACTCACGGGTCAAGGACCCGGAGGATATCGACGCCGTGATCGGAGAGCTGGATAGCGCGGTCGAATATTTTAGAGAGCATCCACCGGCGGAAGATCGGCTTAACGCGCTGAAGTCCCGCATGAAATATGACTTCCTGATGGACCTGGATACGCCGGATGCGGTCGCCTCGACCCTGGCCAGGTTCGTCGCCATCACGGGCGGCGTCGAGTGCATCGACACGCTCTACGGCACCATGGAGAGTGTCAAACCCGAGGACGTTCAGCGAGCGGCCCGTGGGGTGCTCGTGAAATCGGCTCGCACGGTCGGCGTGCTGCAGGGGGCGAATTGA
- a CDS encoding MATE family efflux transporter — MTSTPTDRSPSVLRLAGPLIVSFWMRAAVTFIDTVYAALLGDAAVASIGLVVPFEFLMIAIWVGLSTGLTSPLSRAMGARAGAKIDQYLRASWILVWIVGPLLTIVGGLIWLVAPKLGLEPETARGFQIYGTVMVAGSAFTTYWSIIPDSLVKAYHDTRSTMWAGILTNIVNVSLNTFFLFVLHWGLFGIALSTVVARLAGLAYALMRARTHERRRRAEAFDSDELDPHPIRSILVLAIPSSLTFVLMALETGLVNWFLARTRNATAAIAAYSIFYRILLFALQPVIAIAVAMLPFAANRFGSGDVSGVRRGLGQSIVATTIYAIALVTPVTWWLAPWIADQLSESLVTRQYAEFAIRTTPLSCLAGSLFLLCRPVFEAMGRGRPGLVVASFRYLILTAPCVWAGIRVAEGQGYPAIYGIVVGLLLAATLSSIVFTVWTDYELRNCGRAPDSGV, encoded by the coding sequence GTGACTTCTACACCTACTGATCGCTCACCGTCCGTCCTGCGTCTCGCGGGACCGCTGATCGTCTCGTTCTGGATGCGTGCGGCGGTCACGTTCATTGACACGGTGTATGCCGCGCTGCTGGGCGATGCGGCCGTGGCCTCGATCGGACTGGTGGTCCCCTTCGAGTTTTTGATGATTGCGATCTGGGTCGGTCTCTCCACGGGGCTGACGTCGCCGCTGTCCCGGGCCATGGGGGCCCGTGCCGGCGCCAAGATCGACCAGTACCTGCGGGCGTCGTGGATCCTGGTCTGGATCGTCGGGCCGCTTCTCACGATCGTCGGCGGACTGATCTGGCTCGTCGCGCCCAAGCTCGGGCTAGAGCCCGAGACCGCCCGCGGTTTTCAGATCTACGGGACCGTGATGGTCGCCGGTTCTGCGTTCACGACCTACTGGTCGATTATTCCCGACTCATTGGTCAAGGCCTACCACGACACACGATCGACGATGTGGGCCGGCATCCTGACCAACATCGTCAACGTCTCGCTCAATACGTTCTTCCTGTTCGTGCTGCACTGGGGTCTGTTCGGGATCGCACTCTCGACGGTCGTGGCCCGTCTGGCGGGTCTGGCCTACGCGCTGATGCGTGCCCGGACCCATGAGAGACGCCGGCGGGCCGAAGCGTTCGATTCCGACGAGCTGGACCCGCACCCCATCCGCTCGATCCTGGTCCTGGCGATTCCGTCGTCGTTGACCTTCGTGTTGATGGCGTTGGAGACCGGCCTGGTCAACTGGTTCCTGGCTCGAACACGCAACGCAACCGCCGCGATCGCGGCCTACTCGATCTTCTATCGGATCCTGCTGTTCGCCCTTCAGCCGGTCATCGCCATCGCCGTGGCCATGCTTCCGTTTGCGGCTAATCGATTCGGGTCGGGGGATGTGAGTGGGGTGCGACGGGGTCTGGGACAGTCGATCGTCGCGACGACGATCTACGCGATTGCGCTGGTCACGCCCGTCACCTGGTGGCTGGCGCCCTGGATCGCCGACCAGCTCTCCGAGAGCCTCGTTACCCGCCAGTATGCGGAGTTTGCGATCCGAACGACCCCGCTCTCGTGTCTCGCGGGCTCGCTGTTCCTACTCTGCCGTCCGGTCTTCGAGGCGATGGGGCGCGGTCGTCCCGGTCTCGTGGTCGCCTCGTTTCGTTATCTGATTCTGACGGCGCCCTGCGTGTGGGCGGGGATCCGGGTCGCGGAGGGTCAGGGATATCCGGCGATCTACGGAATCGTCGTGGGGCTGCTGCTGGCCGCGACCCTCTCGTCGATCGTCTTTACGGTGTGGACCGATTACGAACTTCGAAACTGCGGTCGCGCCCCTGACTCGGGCGTCTAG
- a CDS encoding 3,4-dehydroadipyl-CoA semialdehyde dehydrogenase → MKRLRSYVEGRWHEADQGFVTLYDPSTEEAIAEVSSVGIDFAAVARHARERGRRALAEWSISRRAECLTAMSSALHEHREELIDLSLKNSGATRKDAKFDLDGATFTLAHYGRLGAGLDNALCFIDGDPIQLGRSARFSGQHVWVPLQGVAVLINAFNFPAWGFAEKTACALLAGMPVIVKPATSTAMITERCVEILVEADILPEGVFSFVCGSTGDLLSQLGPQDVMSFTGSADTALKLKGGENLLANNTRTNIEADSLNAAVLAPSVDRGSETWGLFLRDVAREITQKSGQKCTAVRRIFVPTENVEAVQSGLIEILQETVTGDPRAEGVTMGPLCTKSQLEDTVRGVEELTAEATVVHGTGARVEGKGADAGTGYFFAPTLLLSKDPSTARRLHQREVFGPVSTLMPYDGDAETAADLVGRSGGTLVTSVYGNEISWLQTFIHGAGATTGRIYIGSEKVAGMLPGSGVVMPQVQHGGPGRAGGGSELGGERGLQFYLQRVALAGDRALIEKVSGQRKAKAGETS, encoded by the coding sequence ATGAAGCGTCTACGTAGCTACGTGGAAGGGCGTTGGCACGAGGCCGATCAGGGCTTCGTCACGCTCTACGATCCGTCAACCGAGGAGGCGATCGCGGAGGTGTCGAGCGTCGGCATCGACTTCGCGGCCGTGGCCCGACATGCCCGCGAGCGCGGTCGGAGGGCGTTGGCCGAGTGGTCGATTTCACGCCGCGCCGAGTGCCTGACCGCCATGTCGTCCGCCCTGCACGAGCATCGTGAGGAGCTAATCGACCTCTCGTTGAAGAACAGCGGGGCGACCCGCAAAGACGCAAAATTCGACCTCGATGGGGCGACGTTTACGCTCGCGCACTACGGCCGACTGGGCGCCGGTCTGGACAACGCGCTTTGCTTTATCGACGGAGACCCGATCCAGCTGGGTCGTTCCGCCCGTTTCTCCGGGCAACACGTCTGGGTCCCGCTGCAGGGTGTGGCCGTTCTGATCAACGCGTTCAATTTCCCGGCGTGGGGGTTCGCGGAGAAGACGGCCTGCGCGCTGCTGGCCGGAATGCCGGTGATCGTGAAGCCCGCGACGAGCACGGCGATGATCACCGAGCGATGTGTCGAAATCCTGGTCGAGGCCGACATCCTTCCGGAGGGCGTGTTCTCGTTCGTCTGTGGCTCGACGGGCGACCTGCTCAGTCAACTCGGCCCGCAGGACGTGATGTCGTTTACCGGCTCCGCCGACACGGCCCTCAAGTTGAAAGGCGGGGAGAACCTGCTCGCCAACAACACCCGTACCAACATCGAGGCGGACAGCCTCAACGCTGCGGTGCTGGCGCCGAGCGTCGATAGGGGCAGCGAAACCTGGGGACTGTTCCTGCGGGATGTCGCCCGTGAGATCACCCAGAAGAGTGGTCAGAAGTGCACCGCGGTTCGTCGCATCTTCGTGCCGACGGAGAATGTCGAGGCGGTTCAGAGCGGGCTGATCGAGATCCTCCAGGAGACCGTGACCGGTGACCCACGCGCCGAGGGGGTGACGATGGGGCCGCTCTGCACGAAGAGCCAACTGGAGGACACGGTTCGCGGGGTCGAAGAGCTGACGGCGGAGGCCACGGTGGTTCATGGAACCGGGGCGCGAGTCGAGGGCAAGGGCGCAGACGCCGGAACCGGTTACTTCTTTGCGCCGACGCTCCTCCTGAGCAAGGACCCATCCACGGCCCGGCGACTTCACCAGCGAGAGGTCTTCGGCCCGGTCTCGACCCTGATGCCCTACGACGGCGACGCCGAAACGGCGGCCGATCTTGTCGGGCGATCGGGTGGAACGCTGGTGACGTCCGTGTACGGCAACGAAATCTCCTGGCTGCAGACGTTCATCCACGGTGCGGGCGCCACGACCGGTCGGATCTACATCGGCTCCGAGAAGGTGGCGGGGATGCTCCCCGGCTCGGGGGTCGTCATGCCACAGGTCCAACACGGCGGACCCGGTCGGGCCGGCGGTGGCTCGGAACTGGGTGGCGAACGAGGACTTCAATTCTATTTGCAGCGGGTCGCGCTGGCGGGGGATCGAGCGTTGATCGAGAAGGTTTCGGGCCAACGTAAGGCCAAGGCGGGGGAGACATCGTGA
- a CDS encoding carboxypeptidase-like regulatory domain-containing protein: MNVCRPALALATVLIVGLSVMAAPVVEVVGGDGSDVLARLDGLESYQSVTLTADGYGVVVALPSTDGGKSSRVNWFVGTTEAAAAFEVVGLVRDLMSPTAETVLIVASRSRKKGPAETELWRYDRGEKRARRLFDLPASSRDLAFDQTSGTLYVAADDEVRTFRWPGLQSGPLYPIVGENRALAPLGQRRLLVAQSDGLRVFDLSDRPDRFSMPIRESIAFVDGIDRLATSGDGDRLRGLSGQTILEIGFEPLSIRTAGSADFIVSDGHVSEPIAVELAALPKPVPPVTEPIIAVVVEPEVEPVKEPVAEPIAKPVEKPAVEPVMKPVAEPIVAVVVKPEVEPVKEPVAEPIAKPVEKPVVEPVVEPVVEFIGQVHGTVRGTTSGAELSVTFYGPNNLLREHSRVAPSSEGRFATDGLEPGRYRVQINAGGDAVPVTRPGFQMIEIVPGGEPVRVDFDLLRLL, translated from the coding sequence ATGAACGTCTGTCGACCCGCTCTTGCTCTGGCAACGGTTCTCATCGTCGGCCTGTCCGTCATGGCGGCGCCGGTGGTCGAGGTCGTCGGTGGTGATGGGTCCGACGTTCTCGCACGACTCGACGGGTTGGAGTCCTACCAGTCGGTCACGCTCACTGCCGACGGCTACGGGGTCGTCGTGGCCCTGCCCTCGACCGACGGTGGCAAATCGAGCCGGGTTAACTGGTTCGTCGGCACAACGGAGGCCGCCGCCGCGTTCGAGGTCGTCGGCCTCGTCCGCGACCTGATGAGCCCCACCGCGGAAACGGTCCTGATCGTCGCATCCCGCAGTCGCAAGAAGGGACCCGCGGAGACTGAACTCTGGCGTTACGATCGCGGCGAGAAGCGAGCTCGTCGTCTCTTCGACCTCCCTGCATCATCGCGAGACCTGGCCTTCGATCAGACCTCGGGCACGCTCTACGTGGCCGCCGACGACGAGGTGCGGACCTTCCGTTGGCCCGGACTCCAGAGCGGTCCCCTCTACCCCATCGTCGGCGAGAACCGCGCCCTCGCACCCCTGGGCCAACGCAGACTTCTGGTGGCCCAATCGGACGGTCTTCGGGTCTTCGACCTCTCCGATCGCCCCGATCGCTTTTCGATGCCGATCCGGGAGTCGATCGCCTTCGTCGATGGCATCGATCGCCTGGCCACATCCGGTGATGGCGATCGGCTGCGTGGACTGAGCGGGCAAACGATTCTGGAGATCGGTTTCGAACCGCTGTCAATCCGCACAGCCGGGTCCGCCGACTTCATCGTCTCCGATGGCCACGTCTCGGAACCGATCGCGGTCGAGTTGGCCGCCCTTCCCAAGCCCGTGCCACCGGTGACGGAGCCGATCATCGCGGTGGTGGTCGAGCCGGAAGTCGAGCCGGTGAAAGAACCCGTCGCAGAACCGATCGCCAAGCCGGTGGAGAAACCGGCGGTGGAGCCGGTTATGAAGCCGGTTGCGGAGCCGATCGTCGCGGTGGTTGTTAAGCCGGAAGTCGAGCCGGTTAAAGAACCCGTCGCAGAACCGATCGCCAAGCCGGTGGAGAAACCGGTGGTAGAACCGGTCGTGGAGCCCGTCGTGGAGTTCATCGGGCAGGTGCACGGCACCGTCCGCGGTACCACCAGCGGCGCAGAGCTGTCGGTGACGTTCTACGGCCCCAACAATCTCCTCCGCGAGCATTCCCGAGTCGCCCCCAGCTCCGAAGGCCGCTTTGCGACCGATGGCCTCGAGCCCGGACGTTATCGTGTGCAGATCAACGCCGGCGGCGATGCCGTCCCGGTGACACGGCCTGGTTTTCAGATGATCGAGATTGTGCCGGGCGGCGAGCCCGTGCGTGTTGATTTTGATCTTCTCCGCCTGCTCTAG
- the metH gene encoding methionine synthase produces MPTLAELRAALNKRILVYDGAMGTMIQSCDLGEDDFRGDEFADHSMELIGCNDLLCLTLPATIEKIHRDFLEAGADIISTNTFNAQSISLADYGLESHVVAINRAAAQIAKTAAEAYTTPERPRWVAGAIGPTNRTASLSPDVSNPALRNIDFDGLVDAYHEQVTGLVEGGVDILLPETTFDTLNLKAALFAIQRYFDENDCTLPVIASLTVTDRSGRTLSGQTVEAAWISISHVDMLAVGINCALGPEEMRPHLEELSRVAPTLLSCYPNAGLPNELGGYDETPQEMAAVVAEFARDGLVNLVGGCCGTTPEHIRAIGEAVACLAPRVPPAPVERTRLSGLEPLELRPDSNFTMIGERTNVTGSRRFARLIGDDDFGAALSVARQQVLGGANILDVNMDEGLLDSPAAMTTFLNLIATEPEIARIPIMIDSSDFRVLEAGLKCVQGKAVVNSISLKEGEDAFRQQARLVRRFGAAVVVMAFDEEGQAVDRDRKVEILTRSYRILTEEVGFPATDIIFDPNILTVATGIEEHDRYALEYIEAIAELKRRFPLARCSGGISNISFSFRGNDAVREAMHSAFLYHAINAGLDMGIVNAGQLTVYDDVPDELLERVEDVLLARRADATERLVETADSFRGVKKDPQLAEQWRALPLAERISHALIHGIDEHVDTDIAECLEQYPTPLSIIEGPLMDGMNIVGTLFGAGKMFLPQVVKSARVMKRAVNILEPLMDQQRVGDQQHRGTILLATVKGDVHDIGKNIVGVVLGCNNYRIVDLGVMVPAERILEEARSVKADIIGLSGLITPSLDQMVRVASQMTREGFETPLLIGGATTSSKHTAVKIAPAYAPGTIHVPDASKAVDVVGHLLSERRAQFVGDIEATQATARERFADGNRQALLDHPTAVERCERQDWDAYQPPQPQTHEKQVVASIALGELVPLIDWTPFFHVWELRGAFPRILKDPRYGETARDLHRQATERLEEIVKTEQLQARGVYGFFPAASEGDDIVLFDRHGGNETARIPTLRQQRDLGNDRPTLALADFVAPADSALTDWLGAFAVTAGHGLERLTKRHEDDHDDFASIMDKALADRLAEAAAEWLHAVARRAWGFGEDEQLTPEELIAEKYRGIRPAPGYPACPDHTDKATLWKLLDVEGVTDIQLTESFAMWPAASVSGFLYSHPRSRYFSVGPVGRDQIVSYAKRKGISVAEAERWLSPSLGYDP; encoded by the coding sequence ATGCCCACACTGGCAGAATTGCGAGCCGCACTCAACAAGCGCATTCTCGTCTACGACGGGGCCATGGGGACGATGATTCAGTCCTGCGACCTCGGGGAGGACGACTTTCGGGGTGACGAGTTTGCCGATCACTCGATGGAGCTCATCGGCTGCAACGATCTGCTCTGCCTGACGCTTCCTGCGACGATCGAGAAGATCCACCGCGACTTCCTCGAGGCCGGCGCCGATATCATCTCGACCAACACGTTCAACGCCCAGTCGATTTCGCTGGCCGATTACGGTCTCGAGTCCCACGTCGTCGCCATCAACCGCGCCGCCGCCCAGATCGCCAAGACCGCCGCGGAGGCCTACACGACTCCCGAACGCCCCCGTTGGGTGGCCGGAGCCATCGGCCCTACGAACCGGACGGCCAGTCTCTCACCGGATGTCTCGAATCCGGCGCTTCGCAACATCGACTTCGACGGTCTTGTCGACGCCTACCATGAACAGGTCACGGGTCTGGTCGAAGGCGGCGTCGACATCCTGCTGCCGGAGACCACCTTCGACACCCTGAACCTCAAGGCGGCGCTGTTCGCGATCCAACGCTACTTCGACGAGAACGACTGCACGCTTCCGGTCATCGCGTCGCTCACCGTGACGGATCGAAGCGGACGGACGCTCTCAGGCCAGACGGTCGAGGCCGCCTGGATCTCGATCAGTCACGTCGACATGCTGGCCGTCGGGATCAATTGTGCGCTGGGGCCGGAGGAGATGCGTCCCCATCTCGAGGAGCTGTCCCGGGTCGCGCCGACCTTGCTGAGTTGTTATCCAAACGCGGGACTCCCCAACGAACTGGGTGGCTACGACGAGACGCCGCAAGAGATGGCCGCCGTCGTTGCGGAGTTCGCTCGCGATGGGCTGGTCAACCTCGTCGGTGGCTGCTGCGGGACCACGCCCGAGCATATCCGGGCCATCGGCGAGGCGGTCGCATGTCTCGCCCCGCGCGTGCCACCCGCGCCTGTGGAGCGAACCCGCCTCAGTGGTCTCGAGCCACTCGAGCTGCGGCCCGATTCAAACTTCACCATGATCGGGGAGCGGACCAACGTGACCGGCTCCCGGCGGTTCGCGCGTCTGATCGGCGACGACGATTTCGGCGCAGCGCTCAGTGTCGCCCGCCAGCAGGTTCTCGGCGGCGCCAACATCCTCGACGTCAACATGGACGAGGGACTCCTGGACTCCCCGGCCGCCATGACGACGTTCCTCAACCTGATCGCAACGGAACCCGAGATCGCCAGGATTCCGATCATGATCGACAGCTCCGACTTCCGCGTCCTGGAAGCCGGGTTGAAATGCGTCCAGGGCAAAGCGGTCGTCAACTCCATCAGCCTGAAGGAGGGTGAAGACGCCTTCCGCCAACAGGCCCGACTCGTTCGTCGATTCGGCGCGGCCGTCGTCGTGATGGCCTTCGACGAGGAGGGTCAGGCGGTCGACCGCGATCGTAAGGTCGAGATCCTCACCCGCTCGTATCGCATCCTGACCGAGGAGGTCGGTTTCCCGGCGACGGACATCATCTTCGACCCCAACATCCTGACGGTCGCCACCGGGATCGAGGAACACGACCGCTACGCGCTCGAGTACATCGAAGCCATCGCCGAACTCAAGCGTCGCTTCCCGCTCGCCCGCTGCAGCGGTGGCATCAGCAACATCTCCTTCTCTTTTCGCGGGAACGATGCGGTTCGCGAAGCGATGCACAGCGCGTTCCTCTACCACGCCATCAACGCCGGCCTGGACATGGGGATCGTCAACGCAGGACAACTCACCGTCTACGACGACGTTCCCGACGAACTCCTGGAACGCGTCGAGGATGTCCTCCTCGCGCGTCGAGCGGACGCCACCGAGCGACTGGTCGAGACCGCCGACTCGTTCCGCGGCGTCAAGAAAGACCCACAACTGGCCGAACAGTGGCGCGCGTTGCCGCTCGCCGAGCGTATCTCCCACGCCCTGATCCACGGCATCGATGAACATGTCGATACGGATATCGCGGAGTGTCTAGAGCAGTACCCGACGCCGCTGTCGATCATCGAGGGTCCTCTGATGGACGGGATGAACATCGTCGGCACGCTCTTCGGCGCGGGGAAGATGTTCCTGCCCCAGGTCGTCAAGAGTGCGAGGGTCATGAAACGGGCCGTCAACATCCTCGAACCCCTGATGGACCAGCAACGCGTGGGCGACCAGCAGCATCGCGGCACCATCCTGCTGGCCACCGTCAAGGGCGACGTACACGACATCGGCAAGAACATCGTCGGTGTGGTCCTTGGCTGCAACAACTACCGCATCGTCGATCTGGGCGTGATGGTCCCCGCCGAGCGTATCCTGGAGGAGGCCCGCTCGGTGAAGGCCGACATCATCGGACTCAGCGGCCTGATCACACCGTCCCTCGATCAGATGGTTCGCGTCGCGTCGCAGATGACCCGCGAAGGGTTTGAGACGCCGCTGCTCATCGGCGGCGCAACGACCAGCTCCAAACACACGGCGGTCAAGATCGCGCCGGCCTATGCACCCGGCACGATCCACGTTCCCGATGCCTCCAAGGCCGTCGATGTCGTGGGCCATCTCCTCTCGGAGCGTCGAGCCCAATTCGTCGGTGACATCGAGGCGACACAGGCGACCGCACGGGAGCGATTCGCCGACGGCAACCGGCAGGCACTGCTCGATCACCCGACCGCCGTCGAACGATGCGAGCGGCAGGATTGGGACGCCTATCAACCACCGCAGCCACAGACCCACGAGAAGCAGGTCGTGGCAAGCATCGCGCTCGGCGAGTTGGTCCCACTCATCGACTGGACGCCGTTCTTCCATGTCTGGGAGCTACGCGGAGCGTTCCCACGCATCCTGAAGGACCCGCGCTATGGCGAGACGGCCAGGGATCTTCATCGCCAGGCCACGGAGCGTCTCGAGGAGATCGTCAAGACGGAGCAACTCCAGGCACGGGGCGTGTACGGGTTCTTTCCCGCAGCCAGCGAGGGCGACGACATCGTCCTCTTCGACCGACACGGCGGCAACGAGACGGCTCGGATCCCGACACTCCGTCAGCAACGAGATCTGGGGAACGACCGACCGACTCTGGCACTCGCCGACTTCGTCGCACCGGCCGATAGCGCCCTCACCGACTGGCTCGGCGCCTTCGCCGTCACCGCAGGCCACGGGCTGGAGCGTCTGACGAAGCGGCACGAGGACGACCACGACGACTTCGCCTCGATCATGGACAAGGCGCTGGCGGATCGTCTTGCGGAGGCGGCCGCGGAATGGCTCCATGCGGTGGCCCGTCGCGCCTGGGGCTTTGGCGAGGACGAACAACTGACACCGGAAGAGTTGATCGCCGAGAAGTACCGCGGCATACGACCCGCGCCGGGTTACCCCGCCTGCCCCGATCACACCGATAAGGCAACACTCTGGAAGTTGCTGGACGTCGAAGGCGTGACCGACATTCAGCTGACCGAGAGTTTTGCCATGTGGCCCGCAGCTTCGGTCAGTGGCTTCCTATATTCCCATCCGCGTTCGCGCTACTTCTCCGTCGGCCCCGTGGGGCGCGATCAGATCGTCTCCTACGCAAAACGGAAAGGGATATCGGTCGCCGAGGCCGAACGCTGGCTGTCACCCAGCCTCGGGTACGATCCCTGA
- a CDS encoding insulinase family protein, which yields MSGNTRSRCLGGLLILAAMMIVGCSTSGDEASIVTWPVDSDPTVALKVWIKVGSMDDPVGKEGLAYLTGEMIADASTTDLRYEEILEKLYPMAAGYGVRVDRQMTVLSGRVHRDNLDAYNDLFSAALLKPAFAQDDFDRIKDDTLNYLQNSLRYQEDEELGKAALQWLAFGGDGYAHPIAGTVQGVESITLDDVKAFYGQYYVRQNVMPAIGGGYDDTLKSGFKARVAGLADGAANDSVASPMRHPERTEVLLVDKPGADASISFGFPIEVRRGEREFYALWLANSWLGEHRNSSSHLYKVIRETRGMNYGDYSYIEAYPGGGRRSVPPTHVGRDRQMFEVWIRTLPDAQAHFAIRAAMRELSLLVENGLTEEQFELTREFLSKYILHFAPTTQGQLAYRLDDQFYGIDGEGHLARFREVLDTLTREEVNAAIRKHLGSSGVYIAMVTGDAVGMAEALISDGPSPMTYGSTKPDDVLAEDREISSFSLKIEKDDVRIVAVDAIFAARQSSSAPEVRP from the coding sequence ATGAGCGGCAACACTCGATCCCGCTGCCTTGGTGGCCTGTTGATTCTCGCGGCGATGATGATCGTCGGTTGCTCGACGTCCGGCGACGAGGCGTCGATCGTGACGTGGCCCGTTGATTCGGATCCCACCGTCGCGTTGAAGGTATGGATCAAGGTCGGTTCGATGGACGATCCCGTAGGTAAGGAAGGCCTGGCCTACCTCACCGGCGAGATGATCGCCGATGCCTCCACCACCGATCTTCGTTACGAGGAGATCCTGGAGAAGCTCTATCCGATGGCGGCCGGTTACGGGGTGCGTGTGGACCGCCAGATGACCGTTCTGAGCGGGCGGGTCCATCGTGACAACCTGGACGCCTACAACGACCTGTTCAGCGCGGCACTCCTCAAGCCGGCCTTCGCGCAGGACGACTTCGATCGGATCAAGGACGACACGCTGAACTATCTTCAGAACAGCCTGCGCTATCAGGAAGACGAAGAGCTGGGGAAGGCTGCGTTGCAGTGGCTGGCCTTTGGCGGTGACGGGTATGCCCATCCGATCGCGGGGACCGTCCAGGGTGTCGAGTCGATCACCCTCGATGACGTCAAGGCGTTCTACGGTCAGTACTACGTCCGGCAGAATGTCATGCCTGCGATCGGTGGCGGCTACGACGACACGCTGAAGAGCGGTTTCAAGGCGCGTGTGGCGGGCCTGGCCGATGGCGCGGCGAACGACAGCGTCGCCTCGCCGATGCGTCACCCGGAACGAACCGAGGTGCTGCTGGTGGACAAGCCCGGTGCCGACGCCTCGATCTCGTTCGGTTTTCCCATCGAGGTGCGTCGTGGCGAGCGAGAGTTCTACGCCCTGTGGCTGGCGAACTCGTGGCTTGGCGAACATCGCAACTCTTCGAGCCATCTGTACAAGGTCATCCGCGAGACCCGTGGCATGAACTACGGCGACTATTCCTACATCGAGGCGTATCCCGGCGGTGGCCGACGGTCGGTTCCACCCACCCATGTGGGTCGCGATCGGCAGATGTTCGAGGTCTGGATTAGGACGCTGCCCGACGCTCAGGCCCACTTCGCGATTCGTGCGGCGATGCGTGAGCTGTCGCTTCTGGTCGAGAACGGTCTGACGGAAGAGCAGTTCGAACTGACGCGAGAGTTCCTCTCTAAGTACATCCTGCATTTTGCGCCAACGACCCAGGGCCAGCTTGCCTACCGACTGGACGACCAGTTCTATGGCATCGACGGCGAGGGTCATCTCGCGAGATTTCGGGAGGTCCTGGACACGCTGACCCGCGAGGAGGTCAACGCAGCGATCCGTAAGCATCTGGGCTCCAGCGGGGTTTACATCGCCATGGTGACGGGGGACGCCGTCGGAATGGCCGAGGCCCTGATCTCCGACGGGCCCAGCCCGATGACCTACGGTTCGACGAAACCCGATGACGTGCTCGCCGAGGATCGCGAAATCTCTTCATTTTCGTTGAAAATTGAAAAAGACGACGTTCGCATCGTCGCCGTCGACGCCATCTTCGCCGCGCGACAGTCCTCCTCAGCACCGGAAGTGCGACCGTGA